A region from the Flavobacteriales bacterium genome encodes:
- a CDS encoding glycosyltransferase, producing MIERLSSVLRSRQGRDTVLTFLTEGLSMLGMVLVFRLAKDDGDSDFDRYVIVRRTVAFIFPVVLMGTMVGLTRFVAMKTDPVAQRRYLFGALSWVVPLGLLLLLFSALFPGPLSWVCFGNYSEAGLILPSALMTVGIALHGVAYGFLRGRGHIVQANAIQFLALAGVPCLAFVLFRDLEAVLWFTGALWTAVSLMSCVPALLSGGLRGDGKERAEIIRYGLPRVPGDIALGALLTVPVYVVVRTFGQALGAEYAFGCTLLNLAAAAFSPVALLLLPAISSRLSSAQFDGLDQKLGRMLVLITGASIGLVLFFELLATPILRIYLGDGGGKLVAVSRLVFFSALPFAFFNGMRSLLDAYYQTPRNGVNLMTSLLVLLVGSFLHLAFRTPWFTMGIVLFAAMLWLGYATWRDVQHVRSEIARIGMRGADEVHVLVVIPDTESGQVYSSSKDQAKAFVDLGAQVTMFHLESRTSPMHLVGSRRRLKRMVRAARPDVVHVHYGSVAALWTVLSSSVPVVVTFMGDDLDRRGVKGFLRRPLGALFSQLAAFFAAGIVCVNEDVKDRLWWRAQDAAVVPVDGAAPARRTLDHLRSVAFHRTSAA from the coding sequence GGACGACGGCGACAGCGACTTCGACCGTTATGTGATCGTGCGCCGCACGGTCGCGTTCATCTTCCCGGTGGTGCTCATGGGCACCATGGTGGGGCTCACCCGTTTCGTGGCCATGAAGACCGACCCCGTGGCCCAGCGGCGCTATTTGTTCGGTGCATTGTCGTGGGTGGTGCCTTTGGGGTTGCTGCTGTTGTTGTTCAGCGCTTTGTTCCCAGGGCCGCTCTCTTGGGTGTGCTTCGGCAACTACTCAGAGGCCGGGTTGATCCTGCCGAGCGCGCTGATGACCGTGGGTATCGCACTGCACGGCGTCGCCTATGGTTTCCTCCGGGGTCGAGGGCACATTGTGCAGGCCAATGCGATCCAGTTCCTGGCGTTGGCCGGTGTGCCGTGCTTGGCGTTCGTGCTGTTCCGGGATCTCGAAGCCGTATTGTGGTTCACCGGGGCACTCTGGACAGCGGTGTCGCTCATGAGCTGTGTCCCGGCATTGCTCTCGGGGGGCTTGCGCGGTGATGGCAAGGAACGGGCGGAGATCATCCGTTACGGGCTTCCGCGTGTGCCCGGGGATATTGCGTTGGGTGCGCTGCTCACTGTTCCCGTGTACGTCGTGGTCCGCACGTTCGGGCAAGCACTGGGCGCGGAGTACGCCTTCGGATGCACGCTGCTGAACCTTGCCGCAGCAGCCTTCAGCCCGGTGGCCTTGTTGCTCCTTCCAGCGATCTCGTCGCGCCTTTCAAGCGCTCAGTTCGATGGCCTGGACCAGAAGTTGGGCCGCATGCTGGTGCTGATCACAGGAGCGTCCATTGGGCTTGTGCTCTTCTTTGAACTCCTCGCCACACCCATTCTCCGCATCTACTTGGGTGATGGTGGCGGAAAACTGGTGGCGGTCTCGCGGCTGGTGTTCTTCTCCGCGCTGCCTTTCGCGTTCTTCAATGGCATGCGCAGCCTGCTCGATGCCTACTACCAGACACCGCGGAACGGTGTGAACCTGATGACCTCGCTCTTGGTTCTCCTGGTCGGCAGTTTTCTTCACTTGGCCTTTCGTACACCTTGGTTCACCATGGGCATAGTGCTCTTCGCAGCCATGCTTTGGCTCGGGTACGCAACATGGCGCGATGTGCAGCACGTGCGCAGCGAGATAGCCCGCATCGGAATGCGCGGTGCGGATGAAGTGCATGTGCTCGTGGTGATCCCGGACACGGAGAGCGGCCAGGTCTACAGCAGTTCGAAAGACCAGGCGAAGGCGTTCGTCGACCTCGGCGCACAAGTGACCATGTTCCACCTCGAAAGCCGCACATCCCCGATGCACTTGGTGGGCAGTAGGCGGCGACTGAAGCGAATGGTCCGTGCGGCGCGGCCTGATGTTGTGCACGTGCACTACGGATCGGTGGCTGCCCTGTGGACGGTGCTCAGCAGTTCAGTCCCCGTGGTCGTCACCTTCATGGGCGATGACCTTGATCGCCGTGGTGTGAAGGGCTTCCTAAGGCGACCCTTGGGTGCTTTGTTCTCGCAGTTGGCGGCCTTCTTCGCAGCGGGCATTGTTTGTGTGAACGAAGATGTGAAGGATCGGTTGTGGTGGCGCGCGCAGGATGCGGCAGTGGTGCCTGTGGATGGCGCAGCACCGGCGCGTCGCACACTCGACCACCTTCGATCCGTTGCCTTTCATCGCACCAGTGCCGCATGA
- a CDS encoding glycosyltransferase, with the protein MRIVLLSAATSVHTQRWANAYAARGHEVHLIGQHPSSIGYHDDVTMHDLPHAVGLGYLLNGPRLARLLRELKPDVVNAHYATGYGTLARSVRGVPLVLNVWGSDVFDFPEKSVLHKWWVRRNLVAATWVVSTSEAMADRTRQLVPGPGRLTVVPFGVDTRIYAPFLRKDDGPTLVIGTVKSLAPVYGIDVLIKAFARLVEHSPGAALRLRIVGDGPSRRELEELAVDQGVGRLVEFTGAVPHSQVLAELQRMDVFCALSRQESFGVAVIEASACALPVIVSDAGGLPEVVKDGVTGMVVPRNDHEAAAKAMAQLVASSDLRRQWGTAGRVHVQANYEWAQSVDRMESVLREAIKTYRRA; encoded by the coding sequence ATGAGGATCGTGCTCCTCTCCGCCGCGACTTCCGTGCATACCCAGCGCTGGGCGAACGCCTACGCGGCGCGGGGTCACGAAGTCCATTTGATCGGCCAGCATCCATCCTCAATAGGGTATCACGATGACGTAACAATGCATGATCTGCCGCATGCCGTTGGGCTGGGCTATCTGCTCAACGGCCCGCGCCTGGCGCGGCTGCTGCGCGAACTGAAGCCGGATGTCGTGAATGCGCACTACGCCACCGGTTACGGTACGCTCGCACGGTCGGTGCGAGGTGTGCCACTGGTGCTCAACGTTTGGGGCAGCGATGTCTTCGACTTTCCGGAGAAGAGCGTTCTGCACAAATGGTGGGTGCGTAGGAACCTGGTTGCTGCCACATGGGTGGTTTCGACGAGCGAGGCAATGGCGGACCGAACGCGCCAGCTGGTTCCCGGGCCGGGCCGGCTAACTGTCGTACCCTTCGGCGTTGATACACGGATCTACGCACCGTTCCTGCGGAAAGATGACGGGCCCACGCTGGTGATCGGAACGGTGAAAAGCCTGGCTCCGGTCTATGGCATCGATGTGCTCATCAAAGCGTTCGCACGGTTGGTGGAGCACTCGCCGGGTGCAGCTCTCCGACTTCGGATCGTTGGCGACGGACCTTCACGCCGGGAGCTTGAGGAACTTGCCGTGGATCAAGGGGTAGGTCGGTTGGTGGAGTTCACCGGTGCCGTTCCGCATTCCCAGGTCCTTGCGGAACTGCAGCGCATGGATGTGTTCTGTGCGCTGAGCAGACAGGAGAGTTTCGGCGTGGCCGTTATCGAAGCATCGGCTTGTGCATTGCCGGTGATAGTGAGCGATGCAGGCGGATTGCCCGAGGTGGTGAAAGATGGCGTGACCGGAATGGTGGTGCCGCGCAATGATCACGAGGCAGCGGCGAAAGCAATGGCCCAACTCGTGGCTTCTTCCGACCTGCGGCGACAGTGGGGGACGGCAGGGAGGGTCCACGTGCAGGCGAACTACGAATGGGCTCAAAGCGTGGACCGGATGGAATCCGTGCTTCGCGAAGCCATCAAGACTTACCGGCGAGCATGA
- a CDS encoding glycosyltransferase family 4 protein, translating into MKVLFLTQYFPPEVGAPQNRLFASACALRKSGAEVTVLTAMPNYPEMRVHDGYRGKWKMEEERDGLRVIRAWIHVPSGRSVMARLLNYFSFVFSSLLVGLFNLKRSDVLLVESPPLFLGITAMLLARAKGAKLVFNVSDLWPESAVQLGLVTNRTMIRLSTWLEMKCYRSSALITGQTQGIVSDIQRRCPGKRVVWIPNGVDFAAMESYSRAPLDRSRLDALGIRPGDLVFAYAGIIGHAQGLEVIVRAAEILRLDRAHFLLIGAGPELRKLKDMAASMGAGNVHFIDKMPRPELIGLLRCTSGVVVPLRKNDLFKGAIPSKIFEALALGKPLLLGVEGEAKQLFIDDGGAGLAFVPEDAENLAMQVRRYAVEPHLLEQHGSSGSRYARARFDREVISARLWEELKAIARQ; encoded by the coding sequence ATGAAGGTCCTATTCCTCACACAGTACTTCCCCCCGGAAGTCGGCGCGCCGCAGAACCGGCTCTTCGCATCGGCGTGCGCGTTGCGCAAGTCAGGGGCTGAAGTGACCGTTCTCACGGCCATGCCCAACTACCCGGAGATGCGTGTGCACGATGGGTACCGGGGCAAATGGAAGATGGAGGAGGAGCGGGACGGTCTGCGCGTGATCCGCGCGTGGATCCATGTGCCTTCCGGCCGTAGCGTCATGGCCCGTTTGCTGAATTACTTCTCGTTCGTCTTTTCATCCCTCCTCGTTGGCCTCTTCAACCTGAAGCGTAGCGATGTGCTGCTCGTGGAATCACCGCCGCTCTTTTTGGGCATCACGGCCATGCTGTTGGCGCGGGCAAAAGGGGCGAAGCTCGTCTTCAACGTGAGCGATCTATGGCCCGAAAGCGCGGTCCAGCTCGGTCTTGTCACCAACAGGACGATGATCCGCTTGAGCACGTGGCTGGAAATGAAGTGCTACCGGTCCAGTGCGCTCATCACCGGCCAAACACAAGGCATCGTTTCGGATATCCAACGGCGGTGCCCCGGCAAGCGCGTGGTGTGGATACCGAACGGTGTGGACTTCGCGGCAATGGAGTCGTACTCGCGGGCACCTCTGGACCGGTCGCGGTTGGATGCGCTTGGCATCCGCCCAGGTGATCTCGTGTTCGCCTACGCGGGGATCATCGGGCACGCACAAGGCCTTGAGGTCATAGTGCGCGCTGCTGAGATCCTTCGCCTTGACCGCGCGCACTTTCTCCTCATCGGCGCTGGTCCGGAACTTCGCAAGTTGAAGGACATGGCAGCTTCAATGGGCGCAGGCAATGTGCACTTCATTGACAAGATGCCGCGGCCCGAACTGATCGGTCTGCTGCGCTGCACGAGCGGTGTGGTGGTGCCGCTCCGCAAGAACGACTTGTTCAAGGGCGCCATCCCCAGCAAGATCTTCGAGGCGCTGGCGTTGGGCAAGCCTTTGTTGTTGGGTGTTGAAGGAGAAGCCAAGCAGTTGTTCATTGATGATGGTGGTGCTGGTTTGGCCTTCGTTCCGGAGGATGCAGAAAACCTGGCCATGCAAGTGCGCCGCTACGCTGTGGAGCCTCACTTGTTGGAACAGCACGGCAGCAGCGGATCGCGGTATGCCCGGGCCCGCTTCGACCGTGAGGTCATCAGCGCACGGCTCTGGGAAGAATTGAAGGCCATCGCACGGCAATGA
- a CDS encoding O-antigen ligase family protein → MNERITSEWARLRAVWGSGPLFLLIGTMVLMPLVPSAAVLCAYAGFFWLAAKNKFGWFLPTLWRTPYPYLMVFGLLHIIGLAWTSNLGFGLFDLQIKLPLLVLPLLAGFCGAHVRTGRDLLAFVFSLSGALMVLVCTVASVWRIATGSDLSPAQEVFSSYWSLLLHPSYFALYLSLAIAAWCLLPIHTWVPRSWSVGVLALLNLGVVLSASKIGWLLLTPLLVTLVVLVRRNAFVRRTLLGMMAFAAAGVAVLVMASPYARDRVQEMFRASSEQKHDPNATTSSAVRWLTWGTAWELFKVQPWSGTGTGDIKDELVAVYNAKGYTGAAERRLNAHNQYLQSAACLGVLALAALLAMVLVPLAAGRARDPLFTLFVLLVALNWLVESMLEVQAGAVFFAVFAVLLLWKDEAPHLRAS, encoded by the coding sequence ATGAACGAACGCATCACATCCGAGTGGGCAAGGCTGCGCGCCGTGTGGGGATCCGGTCCGCTGTTCTTGCTTATCGGCACCATGGTGCTCATGCCGTTGGTGCCATCGGCCGCTGTGCTCTGCGCCTACGCCGGTTTTTTCTGGCTGGCAGCGAAGAACAAGTTCGGTTGGTTTCTTCCGACGCTCTGGCGAACGCCGTACCCGTACCTGATGGTGTTCGGGCTGCTCCACATCATTGGCCTTGCATGGACGAGCAACTTGGGTTTTGGTCTTTTTGACCTTCAGATCAAGTTGCCGCTGCTGGTACTGCCGCTGCTTGCAGGCTTCTGCGGAGCGCATGTTCGCACCGGGCGCGACCTGCTGGCGTTCGTGTTCAGCTTATCGGGCGCGCTCATGGTGCTGGTGTGTACTGTTGCTTCGGTCTGGCGCATCGCGACCGGTTCCGATCTGTCGCCGGCACAAGAGGTCTTCAGCTCGTACTGGTCGCTGCTGTTGCACCCGAGCTATTTCGCGCTCTATCTCTCGCTGGCCATTGCCGCGTGGTGCCTGCTGCCGATACACACTTGGGTGCCTCGCTCGTGGTCGGTTGGTGTGCTGGCCTTGCTGAACTTGGGTGTGGTGTTGAGCGCGAGCAAGATCGGCTGGCTGCTCCTTACACCCTTGCTGGTGACCTTGGTCGTTCTCGTTCGACGCAATGCCTTCGTGCGCCGAACGCTTTTGGGAATGATGGCCTTCGCGGCCGCTGGTGTTGCGGTACTCGTCATGGCGTCACCATACGCACGCGATCGTGTGCAGGAGATGTTCCGTGCTTCCTCCGAACAAAAGCATGACCCGAACGCCACTACCAGCAGTGCCGTGCGCTGGCTCACTTGGGGCACGGCATGGGAGCTCTTCAAGGTACAACCGTGGTCGGGCACGGGTACTGGCGACATCAAGGATGAACTGGTGGCCGTGTACAACGCCAAGGGGTACACCGGTGCAGCAGAGCGGCGCTTGAACGCGCACAACCAATACCTGCAATCGGCGGCTTGCCTGGGTGTTCTTGCGCTTGCTGCGCTCTTGGCCATGGTGCTGGTGCCCTTGGCCGCGGGCCGTGCGCGCGATCCGCTGTTCACCCTGTTCGTGCTGCTCGTTGCGCTCAATTGGCTTGTCGAAAGCATGCTCGAGGTCCAAGCGGGTGCTGTGTTCTTCGCTGTGTTCGCGGTACTCCTCCTGTGGAAGGACGAAGCCCCTCATCTTCGCGCGTCATGA
- a CDS encoding DegT/DnrJ/EryC1/StrS family aminotransferase translates to MIPFSPPRIDERTIAEVAEALRSGWITTGPRTKEFERRLAAYSGVDHVIALNSWTNAAELVLRWFGIGPGDEVIVPAYTYCATANIVVHVGATPVMVDVLDDFTIDPDGVRRALTPLTKCIIPVDIGGLPAQVGEMMRIAEEAGQAFVANGPVQSMLGRPLVLSDAAHSFGAAICGKKLGTQADITGFSFHAVKNLTTAEGGALALNLPAPLDNAALYKQLNTMSLHGQNKDALAKTTAGGWRYDVEEPGWKCNMTDLQAAIGLVELERYDNETLPRRRAICARYEQAFASDGRFIVPLLSDGARTGSYHLYMLRVAQATEAQRDAIIAAIGRRQVSVNVHFIPMPMLTAYRKRGYRIEDFPRAYLHYSREISLPVYFDLTDAQVDMVIAAVKDSVAEVMA, encoded by the coding sequence ATGATCCCTTTCAGCCCGCCCCGCATCGATGAGCGCACCATTGCGGAAGTCGCGGAGGCCTTGCGTTCGGGCTGGATCACCACCGGGCCGCGCACCAAGGAGTTCGAACGGCGCTTGGCGGCATACAGCGGTGTGGACCATGTGATCGCGCTGAACAGTTGGACCAACGCGGCGGAGCTCGTGTTGCGCTGGTTCGGGATCGGCCCCGGCGACGAGGTGATCGTGCCGGCCTACACCTACTGCGCTACCGCGAACATCGTGGTGCACGTCGGTGCCACACCGGTGATGGTGGACGTGCTCGATGACTTCACCATCGATCCCGACGGCGTTCGCCGTGCGCTGACCCCGCTGACCAAATGCATCATTCCGGTCGACATAGGAGGATTGCCCGCACAGGTGGGTGAAATGATGCGCATTGCTGAAGAGGCCGGACAGGCCTTCGTGGCGAACGGGCCCGTGCAGAGCATGCTCGGCCGTCCTCTTGTGCTGAGCGACGCCGCGCACTCCTTCGGGGCGGCCATTTGTGGCAAGAAGCTTGGCACGCAAGCCGACATCACCGGTTTCAGCTTCCATGCCGTGAAGAACCTGACCACGGCCGAAGGCGGAGCGCTCGCGCTCAACCTGCCTGCTCCGTTGGACAATGCCGCGCTCTACAAGCAGCTGAACACCATGAGCCTGCACGGCCAGAACAAGGACGCTCTGGCCAAGACTACGGCTGGCGGGTGGCGTTATGACGTCGAGGAGCCGGGCTGGAAATGCAACATGACCGACCTGCAAGCGGCAATCGGGCTGGTGGAATTGGAGCGCTACGACAACGAGACACTACCACGCCGCAGGGCCATTTGCGCGCGTTACGAACAAGCGTTCGCTTCCGATGGGCGTTTCATTGTCCCGCTGCTGAGCGACGGTGCCCGTACCGGCAGCTATCACCTGTACATGCTGCGGGTGGCCCAAGCCACGGAGGCGCAGCGCGATGCCATCATCGCAGCCATTGGCCGCCGCCAAGTGAGCGTGAACGTGCATTTCATACCAATGCCCATGCTCACGGCCTACCGGAAGCGCGGTTATCGCATCGAGGACTTTCCGCGGGCGTACCTGCATTACAGCCGGGAGATCAGCTTGCCGGTCTATTTCGACCTCACGGACGCCCAGGTGGACATGGTGATCGCTGCGGTGAAGGACAGCGTTGCCGAAGTCATGGCTTGA
- a CDS encoding glycosyltransferase family 4 protein — protein MPRPLTIAYVTTDDANDKRSWSGIHYHLAEELRKQGHRLVLIGPLQPQPLLFVLRAFNQITLRLFGKRFHYRDSPILSRAYAGIIAKRLRAANADVVLAPAGLAAIAKLKTDVPIIHFNDRSIAGAVGYHSILKDPFAWSLRQSLELEREALRNAALTVFTSDWAADGARKSEPSSASRIRVIPMGANLGQVPAPEQRVFPPEVLKLLMIGVQWENKGGPLALEVLRELARRGINAQLIVCGCDVPKEVTDKNVVREGFLSKSDPRQRARLEEHLRAADLFILPTRFEAYGIAFCEAAAYGVPALGSRTGGVPTIVLEGETGFLFNLDEGARAYADRIEQLVRDPATWQRMRTTARKRYEEHFTWEAFVQRLMAEVEAAGLVRSSR, from the coding sequence ATGCCGCGCCCCCTCACGATCGCTTACGTCACTACCGACGACGCCAACGACAAGCGGTCCTGGTCGGGCATCCACTACCACTTGGCCGAAGAACTGCGGAAGCAGGGGCATCGCCTGGTGCTCATCGGTCCGTTGCAGCCACAACCGTTGCTGTTCGTGCTGCGCGCTTTCAACCAGATCACCTTGCGGTTGTTCGGCAAGCGCTTCCACTACCGCGATTCACCGATCCTTTCCCGGGCTTACGCGGGGATCATCGCCAAGCGCTTGCGGGCGGCCAACGCGGACGTCGTTCTCGCTCCGGCGGGGTTGGCGGCCATCGCGAAGCTGAAGACCGATGTGCCCATCATCCACTTCAACGACCGGAGCATCGCAGGCGCCGTGGGTTATCACAGCATCCTCAAGGACCCGTTCGCATGGTCGCTGCGCCAAAGCCTGGAACTTGAGCGCGAAGCCCTCCGCAACGCAGCATTGACCGTGTTCACCTCGGATTGGGCGGCCGATGGTGCACGGAAGTCGGAACCTTCATCAGCGTCCCGTATCCGCGTGATCCCCATGGGCGCCAACCTGGGACAGGTCCCGGCCCCGGAGCAGCGGGTCTTCCCACCGGAGGTGCTCAAGTTGCTCATGATCGGCGTGCAATGGGAGAACAAGGGGGGACCGCTTGCACTGGAGGTGCTGCGGGAATTGGCACGCCGGGGGATCAATGCGCAGTTGATCGTGTGCGGTTGCGATGTGCCGAAGGAGGTCACCGACAAGAACGTCGTCCGCGAGGGTTTCCTCAGCAAGAGCGATCCTCGGCAGCGGGCGCGCTTGGAGGAGCACCTGCGCGCCGCCGATCTGTTCATTCTTCCGACGCGCTTCGAGGCATACGGCATTGCCTTCTGCGAAGCTGCGGCATATGGCGTTCCGGCCCTCGGCTCGCGCACCGGTGGTGTGCCCACGATCGTGCTTGAAGGAGAAACCGGCTTCCTATTCAACTTGGATGAAGGTGCCCGGGCCTATGCCGACCGCATCGAACAACTGGTGCGCGATCCAGCGACTTGGCAACGTATGCGCACCACGGCGCGCAAGCGCTACGAAGAGCATTTCACCTGGGAGGCCTTCGTTCAGCGGTTGATGGCTGAGGTGGAGGCCGCTGGGCTTGTGAGGAGTTCGCGGTAG